In one Nicotiana sylvestris chromosome 8, ASM39365v2, whole genome shotgun sequence genomic region, the following are encoded:
- the LOC104238314 gene encoding gluconokinase yields MLSTSSTCNCIIGFPKMTSDYKGKAIVLMGVSGAGKSTIGQMLGRAVNGRFLDADDYHSESNKEKMRNGIPLADEDRVPWLETLRDVLRRGLADNEVPILACSALQKRYREILRSADPNYEPGSYASVVKFVLLDVGAEVLAARLEKRAAEGKHFMPAKLLQTQLDLLQIDEAEGVFKIDATLDPDNIVKIVQTFVI; encoded by the exons ATGCTTTCGACATCAAGCACTTGCAATTGTATAATAGGTTTTCCTAAAATGACATCTGACTACAAAG GAAAAGCTATTGTGCTTATGGGTGTTAGCGGAGCTGGAAAATC GACAATTGGTCAGATGCTTGGAAGAGCTGTTAATGGCCGCTTTCTTGATGCCGATGATTATCACTCTGAGTCTAACAAAG AGAAGATGCGGAATGGGATCCCTCTTGCCGATGAAGATCGCGTTCCATGGCTTGAAACACTACGAGATGTGCTGAGAAGAGGCTTAGCTGACAACGAAGTGCCGATTCTGGCTTGCTCAGCTCTGCAAAAGCGGTACAGGGAAATCCTTAGATCTGCGGACCCAAATTATGAACCAGGTTCTTATGCAAGTGTTGTTAAATTCGTGTTGCTGGATGTTGGGGCTGAAGTGCTTGCCGCTCGGCTGGAAAAGAGAGCAGCTGAGGGTAAGCATTTCATGCCTGCAAAGCTCTTGCAGACCCAACTGGATTTGCTTCAGATTGATGAAGCAGAAGGGGTATTTAAGATTGATGCTACATTGGATCCTGACAACATAGTGAAAATTGTACAAACATTTGTCATCTGA
- the LOC104238315 gene encoding indole-3-acetic acid-amido synthetase GH3.6-like: MEKTIPGREDNKKSTDCSIAEDNKAVLQFIEEVTTNVDEVQKRVLAEILSRNANVEYLQRHNLNGHTDRETFKKVIPVITYEDIQPDINRIANGDKSPILCSQPISEFFTSSGTSGGERKLMPIIEEDFGRRSQLYNLMISVVSQSFPDLEKGKGMYFMFVKSEAKTPGGLLARPALTSIFKRPHFLNLNHTSPIETILCLDSYQSMYSQMLCGLCQNKEVLHVGAVFASAFIRAMRFLEKHWSLLCNDIRTGTINAQITDPAVREAVMKILKPDPELADFIEAECSKSSWQGIVTRLWPNTKYVDVVVTGTMSQYISTLEYYSSSLPLVSTTYASSECSFGINLNPLCKPSEVSYTLIPTMGYFEFLPIHRINNEVKDSISMSESQNEKEQQQLVDLVDVKIGQEYELVVTTYSGLYRYRVGDVLRVAGYKNNAPQFTFICRENVILSIDSDKTDEVELQNAVKNAASVLIPFDAHVTDYTSYADTSTIPGHYVVFLELRVNSSTPISPSVFENCCLSIEESLNSVYRQGRASDKSIGPLEIRIVEIGTFDKLMDYCISLGASINQYKTPRCVKLTPLIELLNSRVVSSHFSQTCPNWIPGHKQWNNMN, encoded by the exons ATGGAGAAAACCATACCTGGTAGAGAGGACAACAAGAAATCCACTGATTGTAGTATCGCAGAGGACAACAAGGCGGTTCTTCAGTTCATTGAAGAAGTCACTACCAACGTTGACGAGGTCCAAAAGAGAGTTCTTGCTGAAATCCTCTCGAGGAATGCCAATGTTGAGTACTTGCAGCGTCATAATCTCAACGGTCACACTGATAGAGAGACGTTCAAGAAAGTCATACCTGTCATCACCTATGAAGATATTCAGCCTGATATCAACCGTATAGCAAATGGTGATAAATCTCCAATCCTCTGCTCCCAACCCATCTCTGAATTCTTCACAAG TTCTGGGACGTCCGGAGGGGAGAGAAAGTTGATGCCAATAATAGAGGAAGATTTTGGGAGGAGATCACAGCTATACAACCTTATGATATCTGTGGTGAGCCAATCTTTTCCAGATTTGGAAAAGGGCAAAGGAATGTATTTCATGTTCGTAAAGTCTGAGGCAAAGACCCCAGGAGGATTACTAGCTCGCCCTGCTTTAACTAGTATTTTCAAGAGGCCTCATTTCCTCAACTTAAACCACACCAGCCCAATTGAGACTATTCTCTGCCTAGACTCTTATCAGAGCATGTACTCCCAAATGCTTTGTGGCCTCTGCCAAAACAAAGAAGTCCTACATGTAGGTGCGGTGTTTGCATCCGCCTTCATCCGTGCCATGCGATTCTTGGAGAAGCACTGGTCTCTACTTTGTAACGATATCCGAACTGGAACCATTAACGCACAAATTACTGATCCTGCAGTGAGAGAAGCAGTGATGAAAATCCTAAAACCTGACCCAGAGTTAGCTGATTTTATTGAGGCTGAATGCAGCAAAAGTTCATGGCAAGGGATTGTCACTAGGCTGTGGCCTAATACCAAGTATGTGGACGTTGTCGTCACTGGAACCATGTCACAATATATATCAACCCTTGAGTATTACAGCAGTAGCCTCCCTCTTGTCAGTACCACGTATGCTTCATCGGAATGTTCCTTTGGAATCAACTTGAACCCGCTTTGCAAACCCAGTGAAGTTTCTTACACGCTCATTCCCACCATGGGTTATTTTGAGTTCTTACCAATTCACAGAATCAATAACGAAGTCAAAGACTCTATCTCCATGTCCGAGTCGCAAAAtgagaaagaacaacaacaattagTCGATCTGGTTGATGTCAAGATTGGGCAGGAGTACGAGCTTGTTGTTACCACATATTCTG GACTCTATAGATACAGGGTGGGTGATGTGCTTCGGGTAGCTGGATACAAGAATAATGCACCTCAGTTCACCTTCATTTGTCGGGAAAATGTAATCTTGAGCATTGATTCCGACAAGACTGATGAAGTTGAGCTACAAAATGCAGTGAAAAATGCAGCGAGTGTTCTGATACCATTCGATGCACATGTAACCGATTACACAAGCTATGCTGATACTTCTACCATCCCAGGCCACTATGTCGTATTCTTGGAGCTGAGAGTGAATAGCTCTACCCCAATCTCTCCTTCAGTGTTCGAAAATTGTTGCCTCAGCATTGAAGAATCTCTAAACAGCGTCTACCGCCAAGGCCGTGCATCTGACAAATCCATCGGACCTCTGGAAATCAGGATAGTTGAAATTGGAACTTTCGACAAACTCATGGACTATTGCATTAGTTTAGGTGCTTCCATAAACCAATACAAGACACCGCGGTGTGTGAAATTAACACCCCTTATTGAGCTATTGAATTCGAGGGTCGTGTCCAGCCACTTCAGTCAAACATGTCCAAATTGGATTCCTGGCCACAAGCAATGGAACAACATGAATTGA
- the LOC104238313 gene encoding indole-3-acetic acid-amido synthetase GH3.6-like — protein MSEAPNSPKKATDCSIAEDNKKALQFIEEVTTNVDEVQKRVLAEILSRNANVEYLQRHNFNGQTDRETFKKVIPVITYEDIQPDINRIANGDKSPIFSSQPISEFLTSSGTSGGERKLMPTIQEELGRRLQLHGLMMSVISQSVPDLEKGKGMYFLSIKSEAKTPGGLPARPVLTSIYKSPYFSNRRLSPYANYTSPAETILCPDTYQSMYSQMLCGLCQNKEVLRLGSYFASGFIRAIRFLEKHWSLLCNDIRMGTINPQITDLSVREAVMKILKTDPELADFIEAECSKDSWKGIITRLWPNTKYVDVIVTGSMSQYIPTLDYYSNGLPLVSTMYASSECPFGINLNPFCKSSEVSYTLIPTMGYFEFSQIHRSNDVPNSISMSESPNEKEQQQLVDLVDVKIGQEYELVVTTYSGLYRYRVGDVLRVAGYKNNTPQFTFVCRENVILSIDSDKTDEVELQNAVENAVRNLMPFDAHVTEYTSYADTANIPGHYVLFWELSINISTPIPPSVVEDCCLTIEESLDSVYRQGRASDKSIGPLEIRIVEIGTFDKLMDYCVSLGASIDQYKTPRCVRFAPLVELLNSRVVSSHFSQTCPNWVPGHRQWNNMN, from the exons ATGTCTGAGGCACCAAACAGCCCAAAGAAAGCCACTGATTGTAGTATCGCAGAGGACAACAAGAAGGCTCTTCAGTTCATTGAGGAGGTCACAACCAATGTTGACGAGGTCCAAAAGAGAGTTCTTGCTGAAATCCTCTCGAGGAATGCTAATGTTGAGTACTTGCAGCGTCATAATTTCAATGGTCAAACTGATAGAGAGACATTTAAGAAAGTCATACCTGTCATTACCTACGAAGATATTCAGCCTGATATCAACCGTATAGCAAATGGTGATAAATCTCCAATCTTCAGCTCTCAACCCATCTCTGAATTCTTGACAAG TTCTGGGACGTCTGGAGGGGAGAGAAAACTGATGCCAACAATTCAGGAAGAGCTCGGGAGGAGATTACAGCTTCACGGCTTGATGATGTCTGTGATAAGTCAATCTGTTCCAGATTTGGAAAAGGGCAAAGGAATGTATTTCTTGTCCATAAAGTCTGAAGCCAAGACTCCAGGAGGATTACCAGCTCGCCCTGTTTTAACAAGTATTTACAAGAGTCCTTATTTCAGCAACAGGCGTCTTAGCCCCTACGCAAACTACACTAGTCCAGCTGAAACCATTCTCTGCCCAGACACTTACCAAAGCATGTATTCCCAAATGCTTTGTGGCCTCTGCCAAAACAAAGAAGTCCTCCGGCTCGGCTCGTACTTTGCATCTGGCTTCATCCGTGCCATTCGGTTCCTAGAAAAGCACTGGTCTCTACTTTGCAACGATATCCGAATGGGAACCATTAACCCCCAAATTACAGATCTGTCAGTCAGAGAGGCAGTGATGAAAATCCTCAAAACTGACCCAGAGTTGGCTGATTTCATCGAGGCTGAATGCAGTAAAGATTCATGGAAAGGGATCATCACTAGGTTGTGGCCTAATACCAAGTATGTGGATGTTATTGTAACCGGAAGCATGTCACAGTATATACCAACCCTTGATTATTACAGCAACGGCCTCCCTCTTGTCTCTACCATGTATGCTTCCTCAGAATGCCCCTTTGGAATCAACTTGAACCCCTTTTGTAAGTCCAGTGAAGTCTCTTACACCCTCATTCCCACCATGGGCTATTTTGAGTTCTCACAAATTCACAGAAGCAATGACGTCCCCAATTCTATCTCCATGTCCGAGTCGCCTAATGAGAAAGAACAGCAACAATTGGTCGATTTGGTTGATGTCAAGATTGGCCAGGAGTACGAGCTTGTTGTTACCACATATTCTG GACTCTATAGATACAGGGTGGGTGATGTGCTTCGGGTTGCTGGATACAAGAACAACACACCTCAGTTCACTTTTGTTTGCCGGGAAAATGTAATCTTGAGCATTGATTCGGACAAGACTGATGAAGTTGAGCTACAAAATGCAGTGGAAAATGCAGTGCGCAATCTGATGCCATTTGATGCACATGTAACCGAGTACACCAGCTATGCTGATACTGCAAACATTCCCGGCCACTATGTCCTATTCTGGGAGCTCAGTATAAATATCTCTACCCCAATTCCTCCTTCAGTCGTTGAAGATTGTTGCCTCACTATTGAAGAATCTTTAGACAGCGTCTACCGCCAGGGGCGTGCATCTGACAAATCCATCGGGCCTCTGGAAATCAGGATAGTGGAAATTGGGACTTTCGACAAGCTCATGGACTACTGTGTTAGCTTAGGCGCTTCCATAGACCAATACAAGACACCTCGGTGCGTGAGATTTGCACCCCTTGTTGAGCTATTGAATTCGAGGGTCGTGTCCAGCCACTTCAGTCAAACATGTCCAAATTGGGTTCCTGGCCACAGGCAATGGAACAACATGAATTGA
- the LOC104238312 gene encoding uncharacterized protein yields MAFLQYYQFPFLLLFFFFFSFPLSQPMSIHDLLKSKGLPAGLLPKEVKSYNFSSNGLLEVFLNGPCLTKFDTMAFYESYVKANLTYGCLTGVHGLSQEELFVWLPVKGISVDDPNSGLIILDIGLAHKQLSLSLFEDPPHCKPHGILKKNTGKTQRFEAQDGRDSL; encoded by the exons ATGGCTTTCCTTCAATATTATCAGTTTCCATTTCttttactcttcttctttttcttctcttttccactTTCTCAACCCATGTCCATTCATGATCTCCTCAAATCCAAAGGCTTACCAGCTGGTCTTCTCCCAAAAGAAGTAAAATCTTACAATTTTTCATCAAATGGCCTTCTTGAAGTTTTCTTAAATGGCCCTTGTTTGACAAAATTTGATACTATGGCCTTTTATGAAAGTTATGTTAAAGCTAATTTAACTTATGGTTGTCTTACTGGAGTTCATGGACTTTCACAAGAAGAGCTTTTTGTGTGGCTACCAGTTAAAGGAATTAGTGTTGATGATCCAAATTCTGGTCTTATAATTCTTGATATTGGTTTGGCTCATAAACAACTTTCTCTTTCACTTTTTGAAGATCCACCTCATTGTAAACCACATG GGATTCTGAAAAAGAACACTGGGAAGACACAGAGATTTGAAGCACAGGATGGAAGAGATTCCCTTTAA